In Oryza sativa Japonica Group chromosome 2, ASM3414082v1, the following are encoded in one genomic region:
- the LOC4329034 gene encoding large ribosomal subunit protein eL27x, translating to MVKFLKPGKAVILLQGRYAGRKAVIVRVFEEGTRDRPYGHCLVAGLAKYPKKVIRKDSAKKTAKKSRVKCFLKLVNFTHIMPTRYTLDVDFKDVASGGPDALATRDKKVAACKAAKARLEERFKTGKNRWFFTKLRF from the coding sequence ATGGTGAAGTTCCTGAAGCCGGGGAAGGCGGTGATCCTGCTGCAGGGGCGGTACGCGGGGCGGAAGGCGGTGATCGTGCGCGTGTTCGAGGAGGGCACCCGTGACCGCCCCTACGGCCActgcctcgtcgccggcctcgccaaGTACCCGAAGAAGGTGATCCGCAAGGACTCGGCGAAGAAGACGGCGAAGAAGTCGAGGGTCAAGTGCTTCCTCAAGCTCGTCAACTTCACCCACATCATGCCCACCCGCTACACCCTCGACGTCGACTTCAAGGACGTGGCCTCCGGGGGACCCGACGCCCTCGCCACCCGCGACAAGAAGGTGGCCGCCTGCAAGGCCGCCAAGGCTCGCCTCGAGGAGAGGTTCAAGACCGGCAAGAACAGGTGGTTCTTCACCAAGCTCCGCTTCTAG
- the LOC4329035 gene encoding uncharacterized protein, with protein MQRAASLALRRLAAAAPRPPPAHLAVGPAAPRLAAAAPPSAAVARFLLHPAGATPAALHARRGYAAAGRKAKAVSESEDEDEDDEFEAMGSDGEFDDDLDEDSDDDDEVSGFEDDDDDCKPAKKRGRH; from the coding sequence ATGcagcgcgccgcctccctcgccctccgccgcctcgccgcggccgccccaCGCCCACCACCGGCGCATCTCGCCGTTGGGCCCGCCGCTCCCCgcctggcagcggcggcgccgccatccgccgccgtggcgcgctTCCTGCTCCACCCCGCGGGCGCGACCCCCGCGGCGCTGCACGCGCGGAGAGGGTACGCCGCCGCGGGGCGGAAGGCGAAGGCGGTGAGCGAGagcgaggacgaggacgaggacgatgaGTTTGAGGCCATGGGAAGCGACGGGGAGttcgacgacgacctcgacgaagactccgacgacgacgacgaggtgtcCGGCTTcgaagatgacgacgacgactgcaAGCCCGCGAAGAAGCGTGGGAGGCACTGA